The genomic DNA tatgtactatgtatgtatataagaCCACATTTCCAAgcatattcatatgtacatatgtataatatacaCCGATTTGTGTATCTGAGTATGTGAGGTTGTACGATTGGTGGTGAAGGAAACACCCGCATTCATGCTTATGTATGGAAGGATTGCCTCTAGGAATGACATCATTTCTCATGCCATATCTTTTGTTCGGATTACGAATTCATCAAGCGTCGTTTTCCGAGTGTTCTTTTTTTGAGCGCAGGCAACAACACAAACGAAAGTATGGGCTGACGTCACAAGAACCAAAAACTATTCAGACAGATTCCAATTCAATCGTGTAATTGCTGTTCACATTTGATCAAAGATGCACTCAACACAATTGTCTTACGTGTAATGTTACATTGGAACCGGTTCACAGCAAAAGCAGTTAGCAATGAATGCCGTGTGCGGCATGTGCAAACACAATTAACTTCGCAGTTGAACAAATGCACCAAAAAGATAAAgtatacacagatacacactgCGCACTATTGCGCGTCGATTAGTAGACAAATCAAACACCGTAAATTACCCGCGAAGAACAAGCAATGTGGCTCCGTGTAGTATTTCCTTGGTTAAGCTACCGGAGGGGAAGactgtttcgttttgttcaGTTACACTgctaacatttatttaaactgCAGCGAATTTTAAAGCTCCGTCGCTGCTcgtgacaaaaacaaacaacaatcgaTGTTCTGTTAGTGCTGAAAGCCCAGCGATATTCGGAACAGCGTTGTCGCTTGTCGATATATCGGTATTTTCGTACGATGAGCTGAGCATATCGGCGTTTGTAAACATGCAACAGCTGTTTATACCTGAAATTTATTGTGATTTTGCGATTCCAAGCCATTTAGCTGACTATGACCGACTTACCGCACAAATCAACCACCAGCAACTCGCTGCTTGGGCCGCCACAGACAGTGCCTTTACCGAGAGCCTCTGCCGGCCTTCAACTGCCCACCACAATGCCCCAAAAGCTGAACTCCAAATCCGGTAGTTCGGGCTCAGCGACAGGGAATCCGCGGAACAAATGTGCTCTAAAGCCAGGCTACTCATTGATGAGCTGGATACGGCTGTGCAATTCTGGAGCAGACCTCTCGGGGACAAATGGACGGGTGGTTCCAGTTACCAGAAGCGAGTTGGCCCAGCACAACAAGGTTACTGATGCCTGGATGGCCATTCGCGGAAGAGTGTTCAATGTAACTCGATACATGGAATTTCATCCGGGCGGTGTGGATGAGCTACTGCGTGGAGTTGGCCGAGATGCTACAGCATTGTTCGACGAAGTCCATGCCTGGGTAAACTATCCACAGCTGCTGGGAAAATGCTACATAGGACCATTAAAGGAGAATGCCCCTGGGCCATTGACGGCGGCTGATCCTCTTACGATAGACACACGGGACTCAAAGCCGGTGGAGATTGTTCCACGCTTCGATTGGATACAGCAAAGAAGCGAACTAACCCTATTCTTCTATACTCGAAGCTTTACCAATCCCGGATTGTTTGTGAGAAGGAAAGACtcgcagcagctggtggcgcGTGTTTTGCTAGAGAACAGCGGGCACACGTTTGACTTTCAGCTGGCGGGCAAGGTAGAGTGGCCACCGAAGGCCGTGCGAGTCGGCGCTGAGACTGGAAAGATTGAGTTGGTCTTGGCTAAGGAAGAGCCATCTCCTTGGACTTCTTACGGCACGCACACGTCAAGGAAACTTGATTCCCTAGACATACAAGAAGAAACGTATGAATACGAGGTTTTAGAAGCTAACGATTTCAATCAGGACTCTTTTGAGCTGAGCTTACAGAGCGTTCAGAAGGAGATACTAATGGTCCTACCAGTGGGCcatcatttaaatatacaaGTCCCTGTGGATGGTGATGTCATCCAGCGAAGCTATACGCCAGTCGATCACAATTATTTGCAAACCGAAACGAACTCTCTGGCGAGTTCTGTGTGCTTGCACTTTCTGATTAAGCGATATACTAACGGGCCTGTCTCAAGTTACTTACATCGACTGCAACCAGGATCTAGGGTCCATTTAAGCTCGCCTCGCGGCGGTTTCATGCTCTCCGAACTAACCGCGAATCGAAACATTCTTCTACTGGCGGCTGGAAGCGGTCTTACACCTATTTTAAGTCTGATACCCCATCTACTAAAGCGGAACACAAATCGCATGTGAGTTGCCAAGAATCTCCTCCACAGTCCGTACACtaacaaattatatttcatcTACAGCGAATCCCTGCACCTGTTTTACTTTAACAAAACTGAAGCGGACATCTGGCTGAGGGAGAAACTGCAGAATCTGCAAGCCCAGGACGAGCGCTTCAACTGCACCCACATACTGTCccaggcggaggagcagccgcaacGAATATCGTCCGAGCTCCTGGCTCCCCTGTTCAAGGAAAAGCAGCCGGATAGATGTACTTATGCGGCGATTTGTGGACCCAGCCCCTTCAACACTGCTGCCGTCGATGTACTGAAGAGTCTGAATGTAATGCCGAATCAGATGCATGTCTTTCGCGGATAAAAAGATGCACCTAATCGTTTGAGCAggattcattttcattcattttatttgccgTGCAGCAAATAAttctgattttgtttttttgtgatttttacatgtttttgtttcaataatttaataagTTTAACAAATActagaaaatgtttgttggatttgttttcttttgctcgtTGCCAGGCAAATCATCGTTCTGTTCGGTTCTTGTCGTCGCAATCATCTTCTCTCAGTTATGCCATCACACACATTTTGCTAATGTAATATTGTATATAAAGAACAACCAAAAAAGTAACCAGGTGGAGGGCAAACAGGGCTTAcagaaaataaagagaaacaGGGGCCACAAAGGATAAATAGAGAATATACTATATCGGatgcaaatgggaaaacacTGGCTTTAAATTTCATCGCAAGACGTTGGATAGCACATCGTAGCACATCATTTACGACTCGACTCGACGGTAAATCACTTTCCTCAGCTTGCGACCCCTTAAGTAGACAtccgtgtgtttgtgtgtgtggtgtagcGCGTATTTACTGTGGTGCTTTATGTGAACGCGGGTAGCCTCCCTCCATCTCATTAACTTAGTTTAGTAGGAGCGGATCGCTGGCGGCACCGTTGAAACCTCGTTGTCCAGCGTGGTATCGATTACGTGCCTGTAATCCAACTGAACATCTCCATTGTCGTTGCACACCCAGGAGAGTGTATGCTTGCGCCAGTGCTTCTCAAAGGGCACCTTCTCCTGTCCCTCGACGGGTTTGCTGTAATCCTGCAAGAGGGAATTTCCGATAAGACCCAGCTTACTTGTGACCGCATCGAATCCACTTACATATTCGTCCAGTCTGATCTTGAAGTCTTCGCGGGCATGAGCACCACGTGACTCCTTGCGTGCCTCGGCTCCCACAATGGTCATTTGGGCATTAGCCAACAGATTCTGCAGCTCCAGCGTCTCGACCAGATCCGAGTTCCAGATCAGGGACCTGAGGAACAGAGTTCATATAGCATTAATTACAGACCGAAACATGATCAAAGTATAATCGCACTCACTTGTCCACAACCTTGACATCCTTGAATTGCTTATAGATCTCCTGCATTTTGCTGACACCCTCCTTGAGGATGGGCCCGTCACGGAACACAGCAGCATGATGCTGCATGGTCTTCTGCATCTTTAGACGCAGATCGGCAGTGGTGATCTGGCCATTGGCAAAGCGCAGCTTGTCCAGGTTAGCCACAGAGGCCTCTCCAGCATTATCCTTGAGAGTGGGAGCGGGTGCACCGGGCTTATTCTCCTCGGCAATGGTCTTGGCGCAGGCACGTCCGAAAACAACCAGATCCAGCAGAGAGTTGGCACCCAGACGATTAGCACCGTGAACGGAGCTGGAGGCTGCCTCACCGGCTGCGTACAGGCCGGGGACAATGATATCCTTGCCGTCCTTATCAACGGTGATAACCTGACCGCGATAGTTCGTTGGCACACCACCCATGTTGTAGTGCACCGTGGGTAATACGGGGATTGGCTCGCGGGTCACATCAACGCCGGCGAAAATCATGGCTGTCTCTGAGATGCCGGGCAGTCGCTCGGCCAGCTGCTTAGGTGGCAAgtggtgcagc from Drosophila subobscura isolate 14011-0131.10 chromosome E, UCBerk_Dsub_1.0, whole genome shotgun sequence includes the following:
- the LOC117892554 gene encoding cytochrome b5 reductase 4 produces the protein MTDLPHKSTTSNSLLGPPQTVPLPRASAGLQLPTTMPQKLNSKSGSSGSATGNPRNKCALKPGYSLMSWIRLCNSGADLSGTNGRVVPVTRSELAQHNKVTDAWMAIRGRVFNVTRYMEFHPGGVDELLRGVGRDATALFDEVHAWVNYPQLLGKCYIGPLKENAPGPLTAADPLTIDTRDSKPVEIVPRFDWIQQRSELTLFFYTRSFTNPGLFVRRKDSQQLVARVLLENSGHTFDFQLAGKVEWPPKAVRVGAETGKIELVLAKEEPSPWTSYGTHTSRKLDSLDIQEETYEYEVLEANDFNQDSFELSLQSVQKEILMVLPVGHHLNIQVPVDGDVIQRSYTPVDHNYLQTETNSLASSVCLHFLIKRYTNGPVSSYLHRLQPGSRVHLSSPRGGFMLSELTANRNILLLAAGSGLTPILSLIPHLLKRNTNRIESLHLFYFNKTEADIWLREKLQNLQAQDERFNCTHILSQAEEQPQRISSELLAPLFKEKQPDRCTYAAICGPSPFNTAAVDVLKSLNVMPNQMHVFRG